The nucleotide sequence ATGAAGTCTTTCTTTCCTTGACTGGGCATAGTGCTGAGGGAGAAGCGGATGCTGAGGAGGAGACATCATGACCGATTACATCGAACAAGATGCGTCAAGAACAGTTGAGTTTCCCTTGTCTGAAACCATTGCTTCGAGCAAACGTCCTGCTCGCCCTACCGTATTAGCGACCATTGGAGCTTTCGCCACTCGTGCATTGCTGCGCATCAAACATGTGCCGGAGCAGATGTTTGATGTTACGTTATTTCCGGTTATCTTTCTGCTAATGTTCACGTATTTGTTCGGCGGCGCCATTGCCGGTTCAACTGCTGAATACCTTCAATTCCTGCTGCCGGGGATTCTTGTCATGACCGTGTCGCAGATTACGATGTACACCGGCATTGATTTGAACAACGATATCCGTAAAGGCATTTTTGACCGCTTCCGCACCTTGCCGATCTGGCTGCCTGCTGCATTAATCGGGGCCTTGCTGGTTGATGTCATCCGCTATTCCATCGCTTCTATTATCATGATTGGCCTCGGCCTGCTGCTTGGGTTCCGGCCGGAAGGCGGATTTATCGGGGTGCTTGGGGCTCTTGCATTGATTCTCATTTTCTCATTCAGTTTTTCCTGGATTTGGACAGCTTTCGGATTGATAGTGCGCTCCGAAAAATCATTGATGATGCTCAGTTTTCTGGTCATGATGCCATTGACCTTTATCAGCAATGTCTTTGTAGACCCCTCCACTTTGCCGTCCTGGCTGCAAGGTTTTGTGAGCATCAATCCGATATCCATCCTCGCCACGGCGGTCCGTGGATTTATGCACGGTACGGTGACGGCCGAACAAATCATTTGGGTATTGGTTGTTTCGGTGATTCTGACTGCCATCTTTGCGCCGTTTACGATGTATCTGTATCGGAATAAAGAATAAGAAAGCAGGCGGCTATCCGGATTAAAGCAAGTATATGTAAGTTATTTAAGGAGCAAAAGCTCAGGCATGAGATTATGTCTGAGCTTTTTTATTTTCGCCACATATTAAAATAATTAAGGTTTGATCCTTAATATAGGATTGATTTTATGAAGGGATAAGCGTAAAATTCCAAAAGTAGTTAACTGAAAGTACTTTAATTAAAGTACTTTTATTAAAATTAAAACTCTTATCCGAAAGAAGGAAAACAAGAATGAAGTT is from Planococcus liqunii and encodes:
- a CDS encoding ABC transporter permease yields the protein MTDYIEQDASRTVEFPLSETIASSKRPARPTVLATIGAFATRALLRIKHVPEQMFDVTLFPVIFLLMFTYLFGGAIAGSTAEYLQFLLPGILVMTVSQITMYTGIDLNNDIRKGIFDRFRTLPIWLPAALIGALLVDVIRYSIASIIMIGLGLLLGFRPEGGFIGVLGALALILIFSFSFSWIWTAFGLIVRSEKSLMMLSFLVMMPLTFISNVFVDPSTLPSWLQGFVSINPISILATAVRGFMHGTVTAEQIIWVLVVSVILTAIFAPFTMYLYRNKE